A DNA window from Staphylococcus warneri contains the following coding sequences:
- a CDS encoding PTS sugar transporter subunit IIC: MNIILGVGTLVLVLIIMTLFLKFAPYGKQGLQALSGAACATFLPQAFLSYAIGGVFHIKFLQEIGDLAGSLSGIAVGILTCLNLGVSPVFAVIVGLVLHDFKLLPAFIAAYIVAFGIKLIEKKVPEGLDLIVVILLAPAITFGLASVITPGVMATLKQIGSAVTSVGDNNPYALAIILGLVIPVTGMTPLSSMVLTSLLGLTGVPMAIGAMTCMGSSFVNYVLFSRLHIGGKSKAFAVGIEPLTQIDLIAQYPVQLYGTNALIGMVNACIVTFMGVVIGVKGMATPIAGAIVLFGFNEPMKAIITIVIVAIVSIILALIMSTIIKKFNLMNLSLNVPSRKNQVKESV, from the coding sequence ATGAATATTATCTTAGGAGTGGGTACACTTGTACTAGTACTTATCATCATGACGCTATTCTTAAAATTTGCACCTTACGGTAAACAAGGATTGCAAGCTTTATCGGGGGCTGCATGTGCAACGTTTTTACCTCAAGCGTTTTTAAGTTATGCAATTGGTGGCGTATTCCACATCAAATTTTTACAAGAAATCGGTGATTTAGCAGGAAGTTTAAGTGGTATAGCAGTAGGGATACTTACTTGTTTAAACTTAGGCGTATCTCCAGTGTTCGCAGTTATCGTTGGTTTAGTGTTACATGATTTTAAACTATTACCAGCATTTATTGCAGCGTATATTGTAGCTTTTGGAATTAAATTAATAGAGAAAAAAGTTCCAGAAGGACTAGATTTAATTGTTGTTATTTTATTGGCTCCAGCAATTACATTTGGTTTAGCAAGCGTGATCACACCAGGAGTTATGGCAACACTTAAACAAATTGGTAGTGCGGTTACTTCAGTTGGCGACAATAACCCTTATGCACTAGCAATCATTTTAGGACTAGTTATACCGGTTACAGGTATGACACCATTAAGTTCAATGGTATTAACAAGCTTATTAGGTTTAACAGGAGTACCAATGGCAATCGGTGCAATGACATGTATGGGAAGTTCATTCGTCAATTATGTCTTATTTAGTCGATTACACATTGGTGGTAAATCTAAAGCATTTGCAGTAGGTATCGAACCATTAACACAAATTGATTTAATTGCTCAATATCCAGTACAACTATATGGAACGAATGCATTAATTGGAATGGTAAATGCTTGTATCGTAACATTTATGGGCGTAGTGATCGGCGTAAAAGGTATGGCCACACCAATTGCCGGCGCGATTGTCTTATTTGGATTTAATGAACCAATGAAAGCAATTATTACAATTGTCATTGTTGCAATCGTAAGTATCATATTGGCATTAATCATGAGTACAATTATCAAGAAATTTAACTTAATGAATTTAAGTTTAAATGTACCGAGCAGAAAGAACCAAGTTAAGGAGAGTGTTTAA
- the sdaAB gene encoding L-serine ammonia-lyase, iron-sulfur-dependent subunit beta: protein MAKSYDYQSAFDIIGPVMMGPSSSHTAGAVKIGNSARAVLGDVPKSLEIRYYESFAKTHQGHGTDVAVVGGAMGYSTFDNRIKSALDIAKDEGIAVEIIEDEGESIGQHPNCAYIKADDANGRHIEVIGISIGGGTIKLKGIHVNGLEVEMNHGLPILEVDGPADKAQINHLINDLNDMEIEYKDELTQVNDDKSLVVLPLNKSIKESTLDTIREKYSDFNVSYIN from the coding sequence ATGGCTAAAAGCTATGATTATCAAAGTGCATTCGATATTATTGGTCCAGTTATGATGGGACCGTCAAGTTCTCATACAGCCGGAGCAGTAAAAATCGGTAACTCAGCAAGAGCTGTTTTAGGTGATGTGCCTAAAAGCTTAGAAATTCGTTATTATGAATCTTTTGCTAAAACACATCAAGGACACGGAACAGACGTAGCTGTAGTTGGCGGTGCAATGGGCTACAGTACATTTGATAACAGAATTAAATCAGCATTAGACATCGCTAAAGACGAAGGCATCGCTGTTGAAATTATTGAAGATGAAGGTGAAAGTATTGGACAACATCCAAACTGTGCCTACATTAAAGCTGATGATGCAAATGGACGTCATATCGAAGTCATTGGTATTTCAATTGGTGGCGGAACAATCAAGCTTAAAGGTATCCATGTGAATGGACTAGAAGTAGAAATGAACCACGGGTTACCTATTTTAGAAGTTGATGGTCCTGCTGATAAAGCACAAATTAATCATTTGATTAATGACTTAAACGATATGGAAATTGAATACAAAGATGAATTAACACAAGTTAATGATGATAAAAGTTTAGTGGTTCTGCCATTGAATAAATCAATCAAAGAATCAACATTAGACACAATTAGAGAAAAATACAGTGATTTTAACGTTTCCTATATTAATTAA
- the sdaAA gene encoding L-serine ammonia-lyase, iron-sulfur-dependent, subunit alpha, protein MFDSIRETIDYAVEKDMAFADIMIQEEMELKGLTRDEVRANMKQNLDVMRDAVVKGTTGEGVESVTGYTGHDAAKLRDYNENNHALSGHEMIEAVKGAVATNEVNAAMGIICATPTAGSSGTIPGVLFKLEKTHDITEDQMIDFLFTAALFGRVVANNASVAGATGGCQAEVGSASAMAAAAAVSIFGGSPEASGHAMALAISNLLGLVCDPVAGLVEIPCVMRNAIGSGNALISADLALAGVESRIPVDEVISAMDKIGRNLPASLRETGLGGLAGTPTGEEIKRKIFGEAEDMVKNK, encoded by the coding sequence ATGTTTGATTCAATTAGAGAAACAATAGATTATGCAGTAGAAAAAGATATGGCATTTGCAGATATCATGATCCAAGAAGAAATGGAACTTAAAGGTCTTACTCGTGATGAAGTGCGTGCCAACATGAAACAAAACTTAGATGTTATGAGAGATGCTGTTGTTAAAGGTACTACGGGCGAAGGTGTAGAAAGTGTAACTGGCTACACAGGACATGACGCAGCAAAACTTCGTGACTATAATGAAAATAATCATGCACTATCGGGACATGAAATGATTGAAGCGGTTAAAGGTGCAGTTGCTACAAATGAAGTTAACGCAGCAATGGGTATTATTTGTGCGACACCTACAGCTGGTTCCTCGGGTACTATCCCAGGTGTATTATTTAAATTAGAAAAAACACATGATATTACAGAAGATCAAATGATTGATTTCTTATTCACAGCTGCATTATTCGGAAGAGTCGTAGCTAATAATGCAAGTGTGGCAGGAGCAACAGGTGGTTGCCAAGCAGAAGTTGGTTCAGCATCTGCAATGGCCGCAGCTGCAGCAGTATCAATTTTCGGTGGTTCACCGGAAGCTTCAGGCCATGCTATGGCTTTAGCAATTAGTAATTTACTTGGTCTAGTATGTGACCCAGTTGCAGGTTTAGTTGAAATCCCATGTGTGATGCGTAATGCCATTGGTTCAGGCAATGCATTGATTTCAGCAGACCTTGCATTAGCAGGAGTAGAAAGTAGAATTCCAGTTGATGAAGTTATCAGTGCTATGGATAAAATTGGTAGAAACTTACCAGCATCATTACGTGAAACTGGTTTAGGTGGTCTAGCAGGTACGCCAACTGGTGAAGAAATTAAACGTAAAATCTTTGGCGAAGCTGAAGATATGGTGAAAAACAAATAA
- a CDS encoding GNAT family N-acetyltransferase: MIRQAQQSDLTSILDIYNDAIINTTAVYTYHPTTIEERQAWFKHKQQNGDPIFVFEKEGIVQGFATYGPFRNWPAYLYTIEHSIYIHPEYRHHGIASQLLSKLIDEAKDNHYRILVAGIDSSNKGSIKLHDKFGFIHSGTIKHAGYKFDQWLDLAFYQLDLYNVKRD, encoded by the coding sequence ATGATAAGACAAGCACAACAATCGGATTTAACTTCAATACTAGATATTTATAATGACGCTATTATCAATACGACTGCAGTATACACGTATCATCCAACTACTATAGAGGAAAGACAGGCATGGTTTAAACATAAACAACAAAACGGTGATCCTATTTTTGTATTTGAAAAAGAGGGTATCGTACAAGGTTTTGCAACTTATGGCCCTTTTAGAAATTGGCCTGCTTATTTATATACCATCGAACATTCTATTTACATTCATCCAGAATATAGACATCATGGTATTGCATCACAATTGTTATCAAAACTGATTGATGAAGCTAAAGACAATCATTACCGCATACTAGTAGCAGGTATTGATTCCTCTAATAAAGGTAGTATTAAATTGCATGATAAATTTGGCTTCATTCACTCTGGCACAATTAAACATGCTGGGTATAAATTTGACCAATGGCTCGACCTTGCATTTTACCAACTTGATTTGTACAACGTAAAAAGAGATTAA
- the srtA gene encoding class A sortase SrtA has product MKKWTNRLLTIVGVVLILVAIYLFAKPHIDNYLHEKDNNDKIENYDKKESNDSSQSKDKAPEIPKDKSKMAGYIKVPDAEIEEPVYPGPATPEQLNRGVSFAEGNESLTDQNISIAGHTFTDRPHYQFTNLKAAKKGSKVYFKVGNETRKYKMTSIRDVDPSDVKVLDEHKGEKNQLTLITCDNYNKNTGVWEKRKIFVAKQIN; this is encoded by the coding sequence ATGAAGAAATGGACCAATCGATTACTAACTATAGTTGGTGTTGTATTAATATTAGTAGCAATTTACTTATTTGCTAAACCTCATATCGATAATTATCTACATGAAAAGGATAATAACGATAAAATCGAAAATTATGATAAAAAAGAAAGTAACGATAGTAGTCAATCTAAGGATAAAGCACCCGAAATCCCTAAAGATAAATCAAAGATGGCAGGTTATATTAAAGTGCCAGATGCAGAAATTGAGGAACCTGTTTACCCAGGACCTGCTACACCTGAACAATTAAATCGTGGTGTAAGTTTTGCTGAAGGTAACGAATCATTAACAGATCAAAACATTTCTATTGCAGGACATACATTTACCGATCGCCCACATTATCAGTTTACAAATTTAAAAGCAGCTAAAAAAGGCAGCAAAGTGTATTTCAAAGTAGGAAATGAGACTCGAAAATATAAAATGACAAGTATCCGTGATGTTGATCCATCTGATGTTAAAGTCTTAGACGAACATAAAGGCGAGAAAAATCAATTAACATTAATTACTTGTGATAATTACAACAAAAATACAGGCGTTTGGGAAAAACGTAAAATATTTGTAGCTAAACAGATTAATTAA
- a CDS encoding Cof-type HAD-IIB family hydrolase, producing MIKAIAVDMDGTFLDSNKQYDHERFERVFKALKEQGIEFIAASGNQYAKLKSIFGERDMFFISENGAVIYKGNALYQYRSFNHQDYQDVIDYLHKDRQIDQMVICGLESAYILEDTPEAFKEDTRFYYHQLNEITQLEDLPEDEFVKIALNINRQTHPHLDEELKVRFPNTIKLVSSGHDSIDIIMPNMTKGQALARLLDVWEMQPSELMAFGDANNDKDMLELAQYSYVMKNSQDKTLFDIAYDVAPSNDDQGVLTTIENVVLNLK from the coding sequence GTGATTAAGGCAATTGCAGTTGATATGGATGGGACATTTTTAGACTCAAATAAACAATATGATCATGAAAGATTCGAACGTGTATTTAAAGCGTTGAAGGAACAAGGCATTGAATTTATAGCAGCGAGTGGAAACCAATATGCTAAATTGAAGTCAATATTTGGTGAAAGGGATATGTTCTTTATCTCAGAAAATGGTGCTGTTATTTATAAAGGCAATGCATTATATCAATATCGCAGTTTTAATCATCAAGATTACCAAGATGTGATTGATTATCTACATAAAGATAGACAGATTGATCAAATGGTAATATGTGGATTAGAAAGTGCTTATATTTTAGAAGATACACCGGAAGCATTTAAAGAAGATACACGATTCTACTATCATCAATTAAATGAAATTACGCAATTAGAAGATTTACCTGAAGATGAATTTGTAAAAATCGCGTTAAATATTAATAGGCAGACACATCCACATTTAGATGAAGAACTAAAAGTACGTTTTCCAAATACAATTAAGTTAGTATCGAGTGGGCATGATAGTATCGATATCATTATGCCCAATATGACGAAAGGACAAGCATTGGCCAGACTATTGGACGTTTGGGAAATGCAACCTTCAGAATTGATGGCATTTGGTGATGCGAATAATGACAAGGATATGTTAGAGTTAGCTCAATATAGTTATGTGATGAAAAATAGTCAGGATAAAACGTTGTTTGATATAGCTTATGACGTCGCGCCAAGTAATGATGACCAAGGGGTATTAACTACAATTGAAAATGTAGTACTTAATCTTAAATAA
- a CDS encoding D-lactate dehydrogenase, whose translation MTRIMFFGTREYEKDMALNWGKKNNIEVTTSPELLSKETVDQLKDYDGVTTMQFGKLEEEVYPKLEEYGIKQIAQRTAGFDMYDLELAKKHNIIISNVPSYSPETIAEYAVSIALQLVRKFPAIEKRVQDHNFTWAAPIMSRPVKNMTVAIIGTGRIGAATAKIYAGFGAKVVGYDAYPNESLDFIEYQSSVEEAINGADIISLHVPANKESYHLFDKAMFSKVKEGAVLVNAARGAVINTPDLIDAVNHGPLYGAAIDTYEFEAPYFTFDWTNKEIEDDTLLELIDNENILVTPHIAFFSDEAVQNLVEGGLNASLSVINTGTCETRLN comes from the coding sequence ATGACAAGAATTATGTTTTTCGGTACAAGAGAATATGAAAAGGATATGGCGTTAAACTGGGGTAAAAAGAATAATATTGAAGTTACTACGTCACCTGAGTTATTAAGTAAAGAAACCGTTGATCAACTTAAAGATTATGACGGTGTTACTACAATGCAATTCGGTAAACTTGAAGAGGAAGTTTATCCTAAACTAGAGGAATATGGCATTAAACAAATTGCACAACGAACTGCTGGCTTTGATATGTACGATTTAGAATTGGCTAAAAAGCACAATATTATTATTTCAAACGTGCCTAGCTATTCACCTGAAACTATTGCGGAATATGCTGTATCTATCGCATTACAATTAGTACGTAAATTCCCTGCAATTGAAAAACGTGTACAAGATCATAATTTCACTTGGGCTGCGCCTATTATGTCACGTCCAGTTAAAAATATGACTGTAGCCATTATAGGGACTGGTAGAATCGGCGCTGCAACAGCTAAAATTTATGCTGGCTTTGGAGCTAAAGTTGTGGGTTATGATGCATATCCAAATGAATCATTAGATTTCATTGAATATCAATCATCTGTTGAAGAAGCTATTAATGGTGCTGATATCATTTCATTACATGTACCTGCTAATAAAGAAAGTTATCACTTGTTCGACAAAGCGATGTTTTCTAAAGTCAAAGAAGGTGCAGTACTAGTAAACGCCGCTCGTGGTGCTGTGATCAACACACCAGATTTGATTGATGCTGTTAATCACGGTCCATTATATGGTGCGGCTATTGATACTTATGAATTTGAAGCACCTTATTTCACATTTGATTGGACAAATAAAGAAATTGAAGATGACACATTATTAGAACTCATCGATAATGAAAATATTTTAGTTACACCGCATATTGCATTTTTCTCTGATGAAGCTGTACAAAACCTTGTTGAGGGCGGTTTAAATGCATCACTATCTGTAATTAACACAGGTACTTGTGAGACACGTTTAAACTAA
- a CDS encoding NAD(P)H-dependent oxidoreductase has translation MSDMNQTIIDAFHFRHATKQFDASKTISNEDFETILEAGRLSPSSLGLEPWKFVVVQSKTLRDKLKPYSWGAQKQLDSASHFMLIFARKNVTSQSPYVQNLVKNVKGYEESTIPAVYKKYDDFQTEFHINDNERTLYDWACKQTYIALGNMMTSAALLGIDSCPIEGFDVDTVTQILSDEGILDTENFGISVMAAFGYRAGEPPHGKVRQTQDDVVKWIN, from the coding sequence ATGAGCGATATGAATCAAACAATCATTGATGCGTTTCATTTTAGACATGCAACAAAACAATTTGATGCATCTAAAACTATTTCAAACGAAGATTTTGAAACAATACTAGAAGCAGGTAGATTATCTCCAAGTTCACTAGGTTTAGAACCTTGGAAATTTGTAGTAGTTCAAAGTAAAACGCTTCGAGATAAGTTAAAACCATATAGTTGGGGTGCTCAAAAACAATTAGATTCCGCTAGTCATTTCATGCTTATTTTTGCACGTAAAAATGTGACATCCCAATCACCATATGTACAAAATTTAGTGAAAAATGTTAAAGGATATGAAGAGAGTACAATCCCTGCAGTGTATAAAAAGTATGATGACTTCCAAACAGAATTCCATATCAATGATAACGAACGTACATTATATGACTGGGCTTGTAAACAAACATATATTGCCTTGGGTAATATGATGACAAGTGCAGCTTTATTAGGTATAGATTCATGTCCAATTGAAGGGTTTGATGTAGATACAGTGACTCAAATCTTATCAGATGAAGGTATTTTAGATACTGAAAACTTCGGCATTTCAGTTATGGCAGCATTTGGTTATCGTGCAGGTGAACCGCCTCATGGTAAAGTTCGTCAAACACAAGATGATGTAGTTAAATGGATTAACTAA
- a CDS encoding aldehyde dehydrogenase family protein — MANINVRDYIDERYGLFINNEFQQSETGETLTVTNPANGEELAEVAKASQKDVDKAVEAATNAFDSWSKISKEERADYLLEISRKIHENAERFATIESLQNGKPYRETSTIDVPMAANQFKYFASVLTTDEGSVNEIDHNTMSLVVHEPVGVVGAVVAWNFPILLASWKLGPALAAGNTVVIQPSSSTPLTLIELAKIFQEVLPKGVVNVLTGKGSESGDAIFNHEGVDKLSFTGSTDVGYGVAKAGAERIVPTTLELGGKSANIIFDDANIDQVIEGVQLGILFNQGEVCSAGSRLLVQSSVYDKLLPKLKEAFENIKVGDPFADDIKMGSQTGGEQMEKIQSYVKLAEDDPNATILTGGHRLTDNGRDKGFFFEPTIIELNDNSHQLAQEEIFGPVVVVEKFEDEQEAIQIANDSEYGLAGGIFTKNLNRALNVAKAIRTGRIWINTYNQIPAGAPFGGYKKSGIGREVYKDAIKNYQQVKNIYIDTSNETKGLY; from the coding sequence ATGGCAAATATTAACGTAAGAGATTATATCGATGAACGATACGGATTATTTATTAACAATGAATTCCAACAAAGTGAAACTGGAGAAACACTGACAGTGACTAACCCAGCGAATGGTGAAGAATTAGCGGAAGTCGCAAAAGCAAGTCAAAAAGACGTGGATAAAGCAGTTGAAGCGGCTACAAACGCGTTTGATAGTTGGAGTAAAATTTCAAAAGAAGAACGTGCAGACTATTTACTAGAAATTAGCCGTAAAATTCATGAGAATGCAGAACGATTCGCGACAATTGAATCATTACAAAATGGTAAACCATATAGAGAAACATCTACAATTGATGTACCAATGGCAGCAAATCAATTTAAATATTTTGCAAGTGTGTTAACAACTGATGAAGGTTCAGTAAATGAAATTGATCACAATACGATGAGTTTAGTTGTACATGAACCTGTAGGTGTTGTAGGTGCTGTTGTGGCATGGAACTTCCCAATTTTATTAGCTTCTTGGAAGTTAGGTCCTGCACTTGCAGCAGGTAATACTGTTGTGATTCAACCATCATCATCAACACCATTAACACTAATTGAATTAGCTAAAATCTTCCAAGAAGTATTACCAAAAGGTGTTGTTAATGTATTAACTGGTAAAGGTTCTGAATCAGGAGACGCGATTTTCAATCATGAAGGTGTCGATAAATTGTCATTCACTGGTTCTACAGATGTAGGTTATGGTGTAGCAAAAGCAGGTGCGGAACGCATTGTTCCTACAACATTAGAACTTGGTGGTAAGAGTGCCAATATTATCTTTGACGATGCAAATATTGATCAAGTGATTGAAGGTGTGCAATTAGGTATTTTATTCAACCAAGGTGAGGTATGTAGTGCCGGTTCTAGATTGCTCGTTCAATCATCAGTTTATGACAAATTACTCCCAAAATTAAAAGAAGCTTTTGAAAACATTAAAGTTGGCGATCCATTTGCAGATGATATTAAAATGGGAAGTCAAACTGGTGGAGAACAAATGGAAAAAATTCAAAGCTATGTAAAATTAGCTGAAGATGATCCAAATGCAACAATTCTTACAGGTGGTCACAGACTTACTGATAATGGTCGAGATAAAGGCTTCTTCTTCGAGCCAACGATTATTGAATTAAATGACAATAGCCATCAGCTAGCACAAGAAGAAATTTTTGGACCAGTTGTTGTTGTTGAGAAATTTGAAGACGAACAAGAGGCTATTCAAATTGCCAATGATTCTGAATATGGATTAGCAGGTGGTATCTTTACAAAGAATCTAAACCGCGCATTAAATGTTGCTAAAGCGATTCGAACAGGACGTATCTGGATTAATACGTACAACCAAATTCCAGCAGGCGCGCCATTTGGTGGATATAAAAAATCTGGTATTGGTCGTGAAGTGTACAAAGATGCCATTAAAAACTATCAACAAGTTAAAAATATCTATATTGATACTTCAAACGAAACAAAAGGTCTTTATTAA
- a CDS encoding phosphate/phosphite/phosphonate ABC transporter substrate-binding protein translates to MKKMIILVLMFMSLMLILIGCSHSKQQTQKKDYKPEVLNVEFVPSQHSETLNAKVKPLQKLLSKELGIPVKVHISTNYNTMVEALKSKKVDVAFISPVSYTIAHDQGAADVLLKSKGYLVDKEGNKTKKLVDYYRSQIVVKKDSDIKDLKDLKHKKVGLQDVESTSGYIYPLSSLKDKGISLNDIHTKQIKGYDQALIALLNNDVDAVATYQDARADLKKDYPQIYQDTKVIYRSDKIPNDTISTRSDMSPSWKDKISNAFMHISETHKGKKVISEIYGHEGYEKAHDKDFDKVREYRQKIDSN, encoded by the coding sequence ATGAAAAAAATGATTATATTAGTATTAATGTTTATGTCGTTAATGCTAATACTGATTGGTTGTAGTCATTCTAAACAACAAACGCAAAAGAAAGATTATAAACCAGAAGTGTTAAACGTAGAATTTGTTCCATCTCAACATAGCGAGACACTCAATGCAAAAGTGAAACCATTACAAAAATTACTCTCTAAAGAATTAGGTATTCCAGTAAAAGTACATATTTCAACGAACTATAATACCATGGTTGAAGCATTAAAATCGAAAAAAGTTGATGTCGCCTTTATATCACCTGTGTCTTATACTATTGCACATGATCAAGGTGCTGCCGATGTACTTTTAAAATCAAAGGGTTACTTGGTAGACAAAGAAGGTAATAAAACGAAAAAGCTTGTTGACTACTATCGCTCACAAATTGTAGTAAAGAAAGATAGTGATATTAAGGATTTAAAAGATTTAAAACATAAAAAGGTAGGTCTACAGGATGTTGAATCAACATCGGGCTATATTTATCCTTTGTCAAGCTTAAAAGATAAAGGCATCTCACTTAATGATATTCACACGAAACAAATTAAAGGTTACGATCAAGCTTTAATTGCTTTATTAAATAATGATGTGGATGCAGTTGCTACATACCAAGATGCGCGTGCAGACTTGAAAAAAGATTATCCTCAAATATATCAAGATACCAAAGTCATTTATCGTAGTGATAAAATTCCTAATGATACTATTTCTACTAGAAGTGACATGAGCCCATCTTGGAAAGACAAAATTAGTAATGCGTTTATGCATATTAGTGAAACCCATAAAGGTAAAAAAGTAATAAGTGAAATTTATGGACATGAAGGCTATGAAAAAGCACATGATAAAGACTTTGATAAAGTGAGAGAATATAGACAGAAAATAGATAGTAATTAA